In a single window of the Candidatus Omnitrophota bacterium genome:
- a CDS encoding protein kinase, which translates to MTLDKFELKEKLGSGHFGEVWLAIDTGLNTECAVKFIPKDKIVNQKNFFYEAQILKAAEHANIVSVLDTGHLSDGRIYLSTVFGDGSRTNPRPVPDGIPDLSPRKV; encoded by the coding sequence ATGACGCTAGATAAATTTGAATTAAAGGAAAAATTGGGTTCTGGTCATTTTGGAGAGGTTTGGTTGGCTATAGACACTGGATTAAATACAGAATGTGCGGTTAAGTTTATTCCCAAAGATAAAATTGTTAATCAGAAAAATTTCTTTTATGAAGCACAAATTCTCAAGGCCGCTGAACACGCCAATATCGTTAGTGTATTAGACACTGGGCATTTGTCAGATGGCCGAATATACTTATCCACGGTTTTCGGGGACGGTTCTCGTACCAATCCCAGACCGGTTCCGGATGGCATCCCAGACCTGTCCCCTCGAAAAGTTTGA